The following proteins are co-located in the Nocardioides piscis genome:
- a CDS encoding aminopeptidase P family protein — protein MSEQTTPEAAEPKTESHDPAVPEAYSAFMRTGWGDPEVDLPRHPVADYAEARRARLAEAFPGERLVLPAGSYKTRANDTDYRFRSDTAHTYFSGNQTSDAVLVIDSGPDGVGEAVLYARPRAGRETDEFFRDRQYGDLWAGRRPSLEEISDSLGLEVRHIQDLPSFEGDRKTRDVTTDPDLSRVASEMRLVKDAWEVGELQEACDITALGFEDCVREWDRVLEFGERWIEGTFFRRARAMGNDIGYDSICAGGSHATTLHWIDNTGPIRPGQLALLDMGVEGHNLYTADVTRTLPVDGRFTTLQRDLYDLVLNAQQAGIDAVRPGARFLAAHDAATQVLAHGLADLGLLPVPVEEALDPESKVYARWTLHGTSHMLGMDVHDCGKASVDVYPRGDLAEGMVLTVEPGLYFQADDLLVPEELRGIGIRIEDDILVTADGAHNLSASLPRTSGEVEEWMGSLR, from the coding sequence GTGAGCGAGCAGACCACCCCGGAAGCGGCCGAGCCGAAGACCGAGTCGCACGACCCCGCCGTACCCGAGGCCTATTCGGCCTTCATGCGCACCGGTTGGGGTGATCCCGAGGTCGATCTCCCCCGGCACCCGGTGGCCGACTATGCCGAGGCCCGGCGTGCCCGGCTCGCCGAGGCCTTCCCCGGGGAGCGGCTCGTGCTGCCTGCCGGGTCCTACAAGACCCGCGCCAACGACACCGACTACCGCTTCCGCTCCGACACCGCCCACACCTACTTCTCCGGCAACCAGACCAGCGACGCCGTGCTGGTGATCGACAGCGGCCCGGACGGGGTCGGTGAGGCCGTCCTCTATGCCCGCCCCCGCGCGGGTCGCGAGACCGACGAGTTCTTCCGCGATCGGCAGTACGGCGACCTGTGGGCCGGACGACGTCCCTCGCTCGAGGAGATCTCGGACTCGCTGGGGCTCGAGGTGCGCCACATCCAGGACCTGCCGTCCTTCGAGGGCGACCGCAAGACCCGCGACGTCACCACCGACCCGGACCTCTCGCGCGTCGCCTCCGAGATGCGCCTCGTCAAGGACGCGTGGGAGGTCGGGGAGCTCCAGGAGGCCTGCGACATCACCGCGTTGGGCTTCGAAGACTGCGTGCGCGAGTGGGACCGGGTGCTGGAGTTCGGTGAGCGCTGGATCGAGGGGACCTTCTTCCGCCGGGCCCGCGCGATGGGCAACGACATCGGCTACGACTCGATCTGTGCCGGCGGCTCCCACGCCACGACGTTGCACTGGATCGACAACACCGGTCCGATCAGGCCCGGACAGCTGGCACTCCTCGACATGGGGGTGGAGGGACACAACCTCTACACCGCCGACGTCACCCGCACCCTCCCGGTCGACGGGCGCTTCACCACCTTGCAGCGCGACCTCTACGACCTCGTGCTCAACGCCCAGCAGGCGGGGATCGACGCCGTCCGCCCTGGTGCGCGGTTCCTCGCCGCCCACGACGCGGCCACGCAGGTCCTGGCGCACGGCCTGGCCGACCTGGGACTGCTGCCGGTCCCGGTCGAGGAGGCGCTCGACCCCGAGTCCAAGGTCTATGCGCGCTGGACCCTGCACGGCACCTCCCACATGCTCGGGATGGACGTCCACGACTGCGGCAAGGCGTCGGTCGACGTCTATCCCAGGGGCGACCTCGCCGAGGGCATGGTCCTCACGGTCGAGCCCGGCCTCTACTTCCAGGCCGACGACCTCCTCGTCCCCGAGGAGCTGCGCGGGATCGGCATCCGCATCGAGGACGACATCCTGGTCACGGCCGACGGGGCACACAACCTTTCCGCGTCCCTGCCACGCACCTCGGGTGAGGTCGAGGAGTGGATGGGCTCGCTGCGCTAG
- a CDS encoding PrsW family intramembrane metalloprotease, whose protein sequence is MPGRRRDSVAFTVVVTLLVLVGAGVMSLVIAVSGAPGTFALAALLAALPVGPLVGCFMWLDRYEPEPRSLLVGGLLWGAFVATAAALVFQGIGVAGGATDEQTLAFLAPVTEEATKGAFLILLLWWRRHELDGILDGIVYAGMVGIGFAFTENILYLGAAYNGTDGLGPGGTTALTGTFILRCLVSPFAHPLFTAFIGIGVGVAVASRSGAVRLLAPLVGYVLAVITHSMWNSSTLGGTENFFAVYATMMFPAFVGVAAFALYRRRSEKGMMAAALHDASRRGLIPATDIPWLVDLRARRRARVHAKRVGGPVGERAMREYQAAAIELAYLHHRYLRGTAPRDFVERGQDHVGVLSAVRPYVCFPGQVVPTR, encoded by the coding sequence ATGCCCGGACGACGTCGCGACAGTGTTGCCTTCACAGTCGTGGTCACGTTGCTGGTGCTGGTCGGCGCCGGGGTCATGAGCCTGGTGATCGCGGTGTCCGGCGCTCCCGGGACGTTCGCGCTGGCCGCGCTCCTGGCCGCCCTGCCGGTGGGTCCGCTCGTCGGTTGCTTCATGTGGCTCGATCGCTATGAGCCGGAGCCGCGCTCGCTGCTCGTCGGTGGCCTGCTGTGGGGGGCCTTCGTCGCGACTGCGGCAGCGCTCGTCTTCCAAGGCATCGGCGTTGCCGGTGGCGCGACCGACGAACAGACCCTCGCCTTCCTGGCCCCGGTGACCGAGGAGGCGACGAAGGGGGCGTTCCTGATCCTCCTGCTGTGGTGGCGTCGCCATGAGCTCGACGGCATCCTCGACGGCATCGTCTATGCCGGCATGGTCGGCATCGGCTTCGCCTTCACCGAGAACATCCTCTATCTCGGAGCGGCCTACAACGGCACCGACGGGCTCGGGCCGGGTGGGACGACGGCGCTGACCGGCACCTTCATCCTGCGTTGCCTGGTGAGCCCCTTCGCGCACCCGCTGTTCACGGCCTTCATCGGCATCGGCGTCGGTGTCGCGGTGGCCTCGCGCAGCGGTGCCGTGCGGCTGCTGGCGCCGTTGGTGGGGTACGTCCTGGCTGTGATCACTCACTCGATGTGGAACTCGTCCACCCTCGGCGGCACCGAGAACTTCTTCGCCGTCTACGCCACGATGATGTTCCCGGCCTTCGTCGGTGTGGCTGCCTTCGCGCTCTATCGGCGCCGGTCGGAGAAGGGAATGATGGCTGCGGCCCTCCACGACGCATCCCGACGCGGACTGATCCCTGCGACCGACATCCCGTGGCTGGTCGACCTGCGAGCCAGGCGGCGCGCCCGCGTCCACGCCAAGCGGGTCGGCGGTCCCGTCGGTGAGCGCGCGATGCGCGAATACCAGGCCGCGGCGATCGAGCTGGCCTATCTCCACCACCGCTACCTGCGCGGCACAGCGCCGCGCGACTTCGTCGAGAGGGGTCAGGACCACGTGGGAGTCCTTTCTGCCGTACGCCCCTATGTCTGCTTCCCCGGACAGGTGGTGCCGACCCGATGA
- a CDS encoding ATP-binding protein: MRQQLPAHPSSVRRARHLLRAELKDTAHECLSEAAELVVSELVTNAILHTGEIIELTSSLEPQGLHVEVADRGTHIPIVASYDALASTGRGLLLVSELTDQWGAEGRPDGKTMWFRIGLASPDDSTSGTAMSVTGNHSNGSQAADAVEVVLLNFPALAHGAWHKQAKSMLRDLLLLGIDSDPAGAIESHAAAMDAMAILEEQVGAREATEDLGQLLASTVEPHASLSKVRLVVPRESVPHFTTLDRELRQAWVQAAAGRLLTPPLHREFAFFREWMCEEVRLQAAGQNPRRWIPPELPSPGHLVSVPTEAEAAVNDSDRALVGANGAGSVVAASPAAAELLGYPSAAALVGRRLLDISRAATSRRTSLASAFIS; the protein is encoded by the coding sequence ATGCGTCAGCAGCTGCCCGCTCATCCATCCAGCGTCCGGCGCGCCCGTCACCTGCTGCGCGCGGAGCTCAAGGACACCGCGCACGAGTGCCTGTCGGAGGCGGCCGAGCTCGTGGTCAGCGAGTTGGTCACCAACGCGATCCTGCACACGGGCGAGATCATCGAGCTGACCTCCTCCCTCGAACCCCAGGGACTGCACGTCGAGGTGGCTGATCGAGGGACGCACATCCCGATCGTGGCCTCCTACGACGCCCTTGCCTCCACCGGACGTGGCCTCCTCCTCGTGTCCGAGCTGACCGACCAGTGGGGAGCGGAAGGTCGCCCGGACGGCAAGACGATGTGGTTCCGCATCGGGCTGGCCAGTCCCGACGACAGCACCTCGGGCACCGCCATGTCCGTCACCGGCAACCACTCGAACGGGTCGCAGGCGGCCGATGCCGTCGAGGTCGTGCTCCTCAACTTTCCGGCGCTCGCGCACGGCGCCTGGCACAAGCAGGCGAAATCCATGCTGCGCGACCTGCTCCTGCTGGGCATCGACTCCGACCCTGCGGGAGCCATCGAATCGCACGCCGCCGCCATGGACGCGATGGCGATCCTCGAGGAGCAGGTCGGCGCACGGGAGGCCACCGAGGACCTGGGTCAGCTGCTGGCGTCCACAGTCGAGCCGCACGCCAGCCTGTCGAAGGTGCGACTCGTGGTGCCTCGCGAGTCGGTGCCCCACTTCACGACGCTCGACCGAGAGCTGCGTCAGGCCTGGGTGCAGGCCGCGGCCGGCCGGCTGCTCACGCCCCCGCTGCACCGGGAGTTCGCCTTCTTCCGCGAGTGGATGTGCGAAGAGGTCCGGCTCCAGGCGGCAGGGCAGAACCCTCGACGGTGGATCCCCCCAGAGCTCCCGAGCCCGGGGCACCTCGTCTCGGTGCCCACCGAGGCCGAGGCGGCCGTCAACGACTCGGACCGGGCACTGGTCGGGGCCAACGGAGCGGGGAGCGTCGTCGCTGCCAGCCCGGCGGCCGCGGAGCTCCTCGGATATCCGTCTGCCGCCGCCCTGGTCGGACGACGGCTGCTCGACATATC
- a CDS encoding dynamin family protein: protein MSQTDADSTQMLTALLRMRSALQDVRLPLELPGAPEQRDAQQEMVDQLEDYVIPRLMTIDAPLLTVVGGSTGAGKSTLVNSLVGRRVTQPGLLRPTTRSPVLVHNPEDAMWFKQDRLLPELERVDRATNDPEALQLVASDTVPPGLAILDAPDIDSVEERNRTLAAQLLAAADLWLFVTSAARYADQVPWDFLRKAADRSAAVAIVLDRTAPEAVETVSTHLARMLASRGLKDSPLFVVVEGQVDDEGLLPPESVAAIRGWLESLAADAEARTAVVKQTLEGAVRTLARRTHFVADAATEQIDAVRRLRDDANKSYDQAAAQIAEASADGTLLRGEVLARWQEFVGTGELLRSLETRVGWLRDRVVNALKGKPQQAERVTVAVESGLETLILEHAEAAAERTEASWRSIASGQILLADAGEDLGRASRDFRRRAERAVRDWQSDVLDMVRSEGADKRSTARFLAFGVNGLSVALMVVVFAHTAGVTGAEAGIAGGSAVLGQKLLEAVFGDQAVRTLAERARQDLESKVSELLDTERRRYLDLLDSLEISPQAPENLRNASRRVDDLRFAAKGGAPKDGRPDA, encoded by the coding sequence GTGTCACAGACCGACGCCGACTCGACGCAGATGCTCACCGCGCTCCTGCGCATGCGCAGCGCCCTGCAGGACGTCCGGCTCCCGCTCGAGCTCCCGGGCGCACCCGAGCAGCGCGACGCCCAGCAGGAGATGGTCGACCAGCTCGAGGACTACGTCATCCCGCGACTGATGACCATCGACGCGCCGTTGCTGACCGTGGTCGGTGGCTCGACCGGTGCAGGCAAGTCCACGCTGGTCAACTCGCTGGTGGGGCGTCGGGTGACCCAGCCGGGCCTGTTGCGCCCGACCACGCGCTCGCCGGTGCTGGTCCACAACCCCGAAGACGCGATGTGGTTCAAGCAGGACCGGCTGTTGCCCGAGCTCGAGCGGGTCGACCGCGCGACCAACGACCCCGAGGCGCTGCAGCTGGTCGCCTCGGACACGGTCCCGCCCGGTCTCGCGATCCTCGACGCCCCCGACATCGACTCGGTCGAGGAACGCAACCGCACCCTGGCTGCCCAGCTCCTCGCCGCGGCCGACCTGTGGCTGTTCGTCACCTCCGCCGCCCGCTATGCCGACCAGGTGCCGTGGGACTTCCTGCGCAAGGCCGCCGACCGCTCGGCTGCGGTGGCGATCGTGCTCGACCGCACCGCCCCCGAGGCCGTCGAGACCGTCTCCACCCACCTGGCCCGCATGCTGGCGAGCCGCGGGCTCAAGGACTCGCCGCTCTTCGTCGTCGTCGAGGGCCAGGTCGACGACGAGGGGCTCTTGCCGCCAGAGTCGGTCGCGGCGATCCGTGGCTGGCTGGAGTCGCTGGCGGCGGACGCCGAGGCGCGCACCGCGGTGGTGAAGCAGACCCTCGAGGGGGCGGTCCGGACCCTCGCCCGGCGCACCCACTTCGTGGCGGACGCCGCCACCGAGCAGATCGATGCCGTACGCCGACTCCGAGACGACGCCAACAAGTCCTATGACCAGGCGGCAGCCCAGATCGCCGAGGCCTCGGCCGACGGCACGCTCCTGCGTGGCGAGGTGCTTGCCCGCTGGCAGGAGTTCGTCGGGACGGGGGAGCTGCTGCGTTCGCTGGAGACGCGGGTCGGTTGGCTGCGTGACCGGGTTGTCAATGCCCTCAAGGGCAAGCCCCAGCAGGCCGAGCGGGTCACCGTCGCGGTCGAGTCGGGTCTCGAGACGCTGATCCTCGAGCACGCCGAGGCCGCGGCCGAGCGCACTGAGGCCTCATGGCGCTCGATCGCGTCGGGCCAGATCCTGCTGGCCGACGCGGGTGAGGACCTCGGTCGGGCCTCACGTGACTTCCGCCGCCGGGCCGAACGCGCCGTACGCGACTGGCAGTCCGACGTCCTCGACATGGTGCGCAGCGAAGGGGCCGACAAGCGGTCGACCGCCCGCTTCCTGGCCTTCGGCGTCAACGGCCTCTCCGTGGCGCTGATGGTGGTGGTCTTCGCCCACACCGCCGGGGTGACCGGTGCCGAGGCGGGCATCGCCGGTGGTTCGGCGGTGCTCGGCCAGAAGCTGTTGGAAGCGGTCTTCGGCGACCAGGCGGTCCGCACCCTGGCCGAGCGCGCCCGCCAGGACCTGGAGTCGAAGGTCTCCGAGCTCCTCGACACCGAGCGACGTCGCTATCTCGACCTCCTCGACAGCCTCGAGATCTCGCCCCAGGCCCCGGAGAACCTGCGCAACGCCTCGCGCCGCGTCGACGACCTGCGGTTCGCCGCCAAGGGTGGCGCACCCAAGGACGGTCGCCCGGATGCATAG
- a CDS encoding TIGR03885 family FMN-dependent LLM class oxidoreductase: MTRIGFHASHEQVSPRRLLRDVQHAEQAGFDMAMCSDHFAPWSARQGHSGYTWAWLGAALATTDLDLGCVTAPGQRYHPAVHAQKIATLALMFPGRFWAALGSGEALNEHVTGERWPAKEERTRRLEECVDVIRRLLDGQEVSHDGLVRVDRARLWDLPEQAPLLIGPAVSVASAARVAAWADGLVTINQPADTLREVVAAYRDNGGRGRLSLQVHLSWAETEDEADKIAFEQWRTNVIGGNVPWELATPAEFDAVGEHVTMDSVRRSALVSADPAQHAGWLADLADLGFDDLYLHFVGQEQEAFIDKFGASVLPELREEKARS, translated from the coding sequence ATGACGCGCATCGGATTCCACGCCTCGCACGAACAGGTCTCCCCCCGCCGCCTGCTGCGCGACGTGCAGCACGCGGAGCAGGCGGGCTTCGACATGGCGATGTGCTCCGACCACTTCGCGCCATGGAGCGCTCGGCAGGGACACTCCGGCTACACCTGGGCATGGCTCGGCGCCGCGCTGGCCACCACCGACCTCGACCTCGGCTGCGTCACCGCCCCCGGGCAGCGCTACCACCCGGCCGTGCACGCGCAGAAGATCGCAACACTGGCCCTGATGTTCCCCGGCAGGTTCTGGGCGGCACTGGGCAGCGGCGAGGCTCTCAACGAGCACGTCACCGGCGAGCGCTGGCCGGCCAAGGAGGAGCGCACGCGCCGACTGGAGGAGTGCGTCGACGTCATCCGCCGGCTGCTGGACGGCCAGGAGGTCAGCCACGACGGCCTCGTCCGCGTGGACCGGGCCAGGCTCTGGGACCTGCCCGAGCAGGCGCCGCTCCTGATCGGGCCGGCGGTCAGCGTGGCCTCCGCGGCCCGGGTGGCGGCCTGGGCGGACGGACTCGTCACCATCAACCAGCCCGCCGACACGCTGCGCGAGGTCGTCGCCGCCTATCGCGACAACGGCGGTCGGGGGCGGTTGTCCCTGCAGGTCCACCTGTCCTGGGCGGAGACGGAGGACGAGGCCGACAAGATCGCCTTCGAGCAGTGGCGCACCAACGTCATCGGCGGCAACGTCCCCTGGGAGCTGGCCACACCCGCCGAGTTCGATGCCGTGGGCGAGCACGTCACGATGGACTCCGTTCGTCGTTCGGCACTGGTCTCCGCGGACCCTGCCCAGCACGCGGGCTGGCTCGCAGACCTCGCCGACCTGGGCTTCGACGACCTCTACCTCCACTTCGTCGGCCAGGAGCAGGAAGCGTTCATCGACAAGTTCGGGGCGTCCGTGCTCCCGGAGCTGCGCGAGGAGAAGGCGAGGAGCTGA
- a CDS encoding methyltransferase domain-containing protein, with amino-acid sequence MRCRSCSLLELPRARQLEDKEQHARSLVPATTWLPSVAGPDDGFRNKAKMVVGGSSSEPTLGILDRSSAGVDLRDCRLHSPGLADALEVVAAFITLAGLSPYDVALRRGELKHVLLTESPDSELMLRLVVRSTADEARIRKHLPWLLEALPALRVMSLNIQPAHAAVLEGEREIVLTEQASLPMRLAGLELALRPQSFFQTNTLVAEALYAQARDWVGAIDPGTVWDLYCGVGGFALACMAPGRPTPRRVTGVEVSVEAVAAASASAPPGVTFVSADATDWALAQPGPPDLVVVNPPRRGIGPALAGWLEESGVEHVVYSSCNAQSLAEDLAAMPSLRPLEARVLDMFPHTSHYELMVLLARGDDSGQVHPAFGT; translated from the coding sequence ATGCGGTGTCGCTCGTGCTCGCTGCTGGAGCTCCCGAGGGCCCGCCAGCTGGAGGACAAGGAGCAGCACGCGCGCTCCCTCGTCCCAGCCACCACGTGGCTGCCGTCGGTCGCCGGGCCCGACGACGGCTTCCGCAACAAGGCCAAGATGGTGGTCGGCGGCAGCTCGTCGGAGCCGACGCTGGGCATCCTCGACAGATCGTCGGCCGGGGTGGACCTGCGCGACTGCCGGCTGCACTCCCCCGGCCTCGCGGATGCGCTCGAGGTCGTCGCCGCCTTCATCACGCTGGCCGGCCTGTCGCCGTACGACGTCGCGCTGCGTCGCGGGGAGCTCAAGCACGTGCTCCTCACCGAGTCCCCCGACAGTGAGCTCATGCTGCGGCTGGTGGTGCGCTCGACGGCTGACGAGGCCCGCATCCGCAAGCACCTGCCCTGGCTGCTCGAGGCACTGCCGGCCCTGCGGGTGATGTCGCTCAACATCCAGCCGGCGCACGCCGCGGTCCTCGAGGGTGAACGCGAGATCGTGCTCACCGAGCAGGCCTCGCTGCCGATGAGGCTGGCCGGGCTCGAGCTCGCGCTGCGACCGCAGTCGTTCTTCCAGACCAACACCCTCGTCGCGGAGGCGCTCTATGCCCAGGCCCGTGACTGGGTGGGCGCGATCGACCCCGGCACGGTGTGGGACCTCTACTGCGGGGTCGGTGGCTTCGCCCTTGCCTGTATGGCGCCCGGCCGCCCGACCCCTCGCCGCGTCACCGGCGTCGAGGTCTCCGTCGAGGCGGTCGCTGCCGCGTCGGCGAGCGCCCCGCCGGGGGTGACGTTCGTGAGCGCCGACGCGACCGACTGGGCGCTCGCCCAGCCGGGACCGCCCGACCTGGTCGTCGTGAACCCGCCACGACGTGGCATCGGACCGGCACTGGCCGGGTGGCTGGAGGAGTCAGGTGTCGAGCACGTGGTCTATTCGTCCTGCAACGCCCAGTCCTTGGCCGAGGACCTCGCGGCCATGCCGTCGCTGCGGCCACTCGAGGCCCGGGTGCTCGACATGTTCCCGCACACCTCGCACTACGAGCTGATGGTGCTGCTGGCCCGCGGTGACGACTCAGGGCAGGTGCATCCCGCCTTCGGGACGTAG
- a CDS encoding alpha-amylase family protein yields the protein MRITDTSDVWWKSAVVYCLDIETYYDKDGDGIGDLAGLAERIDYLAELGVSCLWLMPFYPSPDRDDGYDITDFYGVDPRLGNHGQLVEVIRTAHDRGINVIADLVINHTSDRHPWFKAARRSVDNPFRDYYVWRDTTPPDTSKQVVFPDKEDSIWELDDKTGQWYLHHFYKHQPDLNLANPAVVEEILRTVGFWLELGFDGFRVDGIPFLEQTLKNVGDPEALVDPHDVMREIRGFLNRRAGHAMMLGEVNLPHEQQLDFFGGGAGDELQMQFDFIAMQATYLSLAREDPAPLVKALQERPATHPTCQWATFLRNHDELTLDKLSDEERQEVFAAFGPEPEMQLFGRGLKRRVPTMMGGDPRRIRLAYSLLFSLPGTPTLYYGEEIGMGEDLAAEGRMAVRTPMQWTSGANGGFSAAPPRKLVQRVVPDGYGPAHVNVADQRRDPDSLWNFVRTLIGSYRMCPELGWGRFSVVDQPHAAVLAHRCDLDDVATVVVHNLGSDPVVVDLPVDGSDEAHDLVDLFSLEEVVPVDGRVEVSLDGYGFRWFRLRPEGGMHLP from the coding sequence ATGCGGATCACCGACACCAGCGACGTGTGGTGGAAGAGCGCAGTCGTTTACTGCCTCGACATCGAGACCTACTACGACAAGGACGGAGACGGGATCGGTGACCTCGCCGGCTTGGCCGAGCGCATCGACTATCTCGCCGAGCTCGGCGTCTCCTGCCTGTGGCTGATGCCCTTCTACCCCAGTCCCGACCGGGACGACGGCTACGACATCACCGACTTCTATGGCGTCGACCCGAGGCTGGGCAACCACGGTCAGCTCGTCGAGGTGATCCGCACCGCCCACGACCGTGGCATCAACGTCATCGCCGACCTGGTGATCAACCACACCTCCGACCGCCACCCGTGGTTCAAGGCCGCGCGACGCAGCGTCGACAACCCCTTCCGCGACTACTACGTATGGCGCGACACGACGCCCCCGGACACCTCGAAGCAGGTCGTCTTCCCGGACAAGGAGGACTCCATCTGGGAGCTCGACGACAAGACGGGGCAGTGGTACCTCCACCACTTCTACAAGCACCAGCCCGACCTCAACCTGGCCAACCCGGCCGTGGTCGAGGAGATCCTGCGTACCGTCGGCTTCTGGCTCGAGCTGGGCTTCGACGGCTTCCGCGTCGACGGGATCCCGTTCCTGGAGCAGACCTTGAAGAACGTCGGAGACCCCGAGGCGCTCGTCGACCCCCATGACGTGATGAGGGAGATCCGCGGTTTCCTCAACCGGCGCGCGGGTCACGCGATGATGCTCGGCGAGGTCAACCTCCCGCACGAGCAGCAGCTCGACTTCTTCGGTGGCGGTGCAGGCGACGAGCTGCAGATGCAGTTCGACTTCATCGCGATGCAGGCGACCTATCTCTCGCTGGCGCGGGAGGACCCAGCTCCCCTGGTCAAGGCGCTCCAGGAGCGGCCGGCGACACATCCCACCTGCCAGTGGGCGACCTTCCTGCGCAACCACGACGAGCTCACCCTCGACAAGCTCAGCGACGAGGAGCGTCAGGAGGTCTTCGCCGCGTTCGGGCCCGAGCCCGAGATGCAGCTGTTCGGACGGGGCCTCAAGCGACGCGTCCCGACCATGATGGGCGGCGACCCCAGGCGCATCCGGCTCGCCTACAGCCTGTTGTTCTCCCTGCCCGGCACCCCGACCTTGTACTACGGGGAGGAGATCGGCATGGGGGAGGACCTCGCGGCCGAGGGCAGGATGGCGGTTCGTACGCCGATGCAGTGGACATCAGGGGCCAACGGAGGCTTCTCGGCGGCGCCTCCCCGCAAGCTGGTGCAGCGGGTCGTCCCGGATGGCTACGGCCCGGCCCACGTCAACGTCGCCGACCAGCGCCGCGACCCCGACTCGCTGTGGAACTTCGTGCGGACGCTGATCGGCAGCTATCGGATGTGTCCTGAGCTGGGGTGGGGGCGCTTCTCGGTGGTCGACCAGCCGCACGCAGCGGTGCTGGCCCACCGGTGCGACCTCGACGACGTGGCGACCGTCGTGGTTCACAACCTCGGTTCCGACCCGGTCGTCGTGGACCTGCCCGTGGACGGCTCGGACGAGGCACACGACCTGGTGGACCTCTTCTCCCTCGAGGAGGTCGTGCCTGTCGACGGCCGGGTCGAGGTCAGCCTCGACGGCTATGGCTTCCGGTGGTTCCGACTACGTCCCGAAGGCGGGATGCACCTGCCCTGA